The following proteins are encoded in a genomic region of Lachnospiraceae bacterium KM106-2:
- a CDS encoding 1-acyl-sn-glycerol-3-phosphate acyltransferase: MKRILFMIARFFYVAPVWFYKISQYGKREEYSDEKRYSYLRNVVKKVNHGGRIKVNVHGLEKLPQDCGYIIFANHQGTYDGLAMIESHERPLRIVLKKEVSNILLVKQVIRLLHSKIMDRSDIRQSMAVIKEMSKEVQEGKNYLIFPEGTRSMGNELNEFKAGAFKSAVYAKCPIVPVALIDCYKPFDIPNIKKVDVQVHYLDPIYYDEYQDRKTSEIAQLVQSRIQSTLTKYSGKE, translated from the coding sequence ATGAAACGTATTTTATTTATGATTGCAAGATTTTTCTATGTAGCACCAGTGTGGTTTTATAAAATTAGTCAATATGGAAAGAGAGAGGAGTACAGCGATGAAAAGAGATACTCCTATCTACGTAATGTTGTGAAAAAAGTGAATCATGGTGGAAGGATTAAGGTAAATGTGCATGGATTAGAAAAATTGCCACAGGATTGTGGATATATTATTTTTGCAAATCATCAAGGAACTTATGATGGCCTCGCAATGATCGAATCCCATGAGAGACCACTGCGAATTGTTTTGAAGAAAGAAGTTTCTAATATCCTATTAGTGAAACAGGTAATTCGATTATTACATTCGAAAATAATGGATCGATCAGATATCAGACAGTCCATGGCTGTTATTAAAGAAATGAGTAAAGAAGTGCAAGAAGGAAAGAACTATTTAATATTTCCTGAAGGAACACGAAGTATGGGGAATGAATTAAATGAGTTTAAGGCGGGCGCATTTAAAAGTGCTGTCTATGCTAAATGTCCTATTGTGCCAGTTGCACTGATTGATTGCTACAAACCATTTGATATTCCTAATATTAAGAAAGTTGATGTTCAAGTTCATTATTTAGATCCGATTTATTATGATGAGTACCAAGATAGGAAAACTTCTGAAATTGCACAGTTAGTTCAAAGCAGAATCCAGAGTACTCTTACAAAATATTCAGGTAAAGAATGA
- a CDS encoding DNA-directed RNA polymerase beta' subunit → MPEVSSTEQLSYDKIKIGLASPEKIREWSRGEVKKPETINYRTLKPEKDGLFCEKIFGPSKDWECHCGKYKKIRYKGVVCDRCGVEVTKASVRRERMGHIELAAPVSHIWYFKGIPSRMGLILDLSPRTLEKVLYFASYIVLDAGDTELQYKQVLTEKEYREAYDKYGSKFRVGMGAESIKELLEAIDLEKESAELKKALKDSTGQKRARIIKRLEVVEAFRESHNNPEWMILTVIPVIPPDIRPMVQLDGGRFATSDMNDLYRRIINRNNRLKRLLELGAPDIIVRNEKRMLQEAVDALIDNGRRGRPVTGPGNRALKSLSDMLKGKQGRFRQNLLGKRVDYSGRSVIVVGPELKIYQCGLPKEMAIELFKPFVMKELVAKGTAHNIKSAKKMVERLQPEVWDVLEEVIREHPVMLNRAPTLHRLGIQAFEPTLVEGKAIKLHPLVCTAFNADFDGDQMAVHLPLSVEAQAECRFLLLSPNNLLKPSDGGPVAVPSQDMVLGIYYLTQERPGAIGEGHVFKSVNEAILAYENNALTLHSRIKVRQTAINAKGEEETKFVESTLGRFIFNEIIPQDLGFVDRSKEENFLTLEIDFHVGKKQLKQILEKCINTHGATGTAETLDHIKSLGYKYSTRAAMTVSISDMTVPEKKKTILHDAEQTVEKITRNFRRGLMTEEERYKAVIETWKEADDEITEALLTGLDKYNNIYMMADSGARGSDKQIKQLAGMRGLMADTSGRTIELPIKSNFREGLDVLEYFISAHGARKGLSDTALRTADSGYLTHRLVDVSQDLIIRETDCCESTGKETPGMWIKAFTDGKEVIESLEERITGRYSCETICDDEGNVIVKANHMITPKRAARIVQTKAIVEAGDNAKVKIRTILTCKSRIGICAKCYGANMATGEAVQVGEAVGIIAAQSIGEPGTQLTMRTFHTGGVAGDDITQGLPRVEELFEARKPKGLAIIAEFGGTVTISDTKKKREVIVTNNESMESKNYLIPYGSRIKVMDGQVIEAGDELTEGSVNPHDILKIKGVRAVQDYMIQEVQRVYRLQGVEINDKHIEVIVRQMLKKIRVENNGDSTFLPGTMVDFLEFEHENERLEEEGKEQAEGKQTMLGITKAALATNSFLSAASFQETTKVLTEAAIKGKVDPLIGLKENVLLGKLIPAGTGMKRYRSVKLDTDMAAELTVSEDMDFQEAIDAQLRDESEVVVEAASHSDHTDLI, encoded by the coding sequence ATGCCAGAAGTAAGTAGTACTGAACAATTGTCATATGACAAGATTAAAATTGGTCTAGCATCACCAGAAAAGATCAGAGAATGGTCCCGTGGTGAAGTTAAGAAACCTGAGACAATTAACTATAGAACATTAAAGCCTGAAAAAGATGGTCTTTTCTGTGAGAAAATCTTTGGACCAAGCAAAGACTGGGAATGTCATTGTGGTAAATATAAAAAGATTAGATATAAAGGCGTAGTATGTGATCGTTGTGGTGTCGAAGTAACAAAAGCCAGTGTTCGTAGAGAAAGAATGGGTCACATTGAATTAGCCGCTCCAGTTTCTCATATTTGGTACTTTAAAGGAATTCCTAGTAGAATGGGTCTAATTTTAGACCTTTCTCCTAGAACTCTTGAAAAAGTATTATACTTTGCATCTTACATCGTATTAGATGCAGGTGATACAGAGTTACAATACAAACAAGTATTGACTGAAAAAGAATATAGAGAAGCTTATGATAAATACGGCAGCAAATTCCGTGTAGGAATGGGTGCTGAATCTATTAAGGAATTATTAGAAGCGATCGATCTTGAAAAAGAATCAGCTGAGCTTAAGAAAGCTCTTAAAGATTCAACTGGTCAAAAACGTGCGAGAATCATCAAACGTCTTGAAGTTGTTGAAGCTTTCAGAGAATCTCATAATAATCCAGAATGGATGATCTTAACTGTAATTCCTGTTATCCCTCCAGACATTCGTCCAATGGTTCAATTAGACGGTGGACGTTTTGCTACGAGTGATATGAATGATCTTTACAGAAGAATCATCAACCGTAATAACCGTTTAAAACGTTTATTAGAGCTTGGCGCTCCTGATATCATTGTACGTAATGAGAAGAGAATGCTTCAAGAAGCAGTAGATGCTCTTATCGATAATGGTAGAAGAGGTCGTCCAGTAACTGGACCTGGTAACAGAGCACTTAAGTCTTTATCTGACATGTTAAAAGGTAAGCAAGGACGTTTCCGTCAGAACTTACTTGGTAAACGTGTTGATTATTCAGGACGTTCCGTTATCGTAGTTGGACCAGAACTTAAGATCTACCAATGTGGTCTTCCTAAAGAAATGGCAATCGAATTATTCAAACCTTTCGTTATGAAAGAATTAGTTGCAAAAGGAACTGCTCATAACATCAAATCTGCTAAGAAAATGGTAGAGAGACTTCAACCAGAAGTTTGGGATGTACTTGAAGAAGTAATCAGAGAACATCCAGTTATGTTAAACCGTGCACCTACTCTTCATAGACTTGGTATTCAGGCATTCGAACCTACACTAGTTGAAGGTAAAGCAATTAAGCTTCACCCATTAGTATGTACAGCGTTCAACGCCGATTTCGATGGTGATCAGATGGCTGTCCATCTTCCATTATCTGTTGAAGCACAAGCAGAATGTAGATTCTTATTACTTTCTCCAAACAACTTATTAAAACCATCTGATGGTGGTCCTGTTGCGGTTCCATCTCAGGATATGGTACTTGGTATTTACTATTTAACACAGGAAAGACCAGGAGCAATCGGAGAAGGTCATGTATTCAAGAGTGTTAATGAAGCAATCCTTGCTTACGAAAACAATGCTCTTACTCTTCACTCAAGAATTAAAGTTCGTCAAACAGCTATTAACGCTAAAGGTGAAGAAGAAACTAAATTTGTTGAATCCACTTTAGGACGTTTCATTTTCAATGAAATCATCCCTCAGGATTTAGGATTTGTTGACCGTTCAAAAGAAGAGAATTTCTTAACACTTGAAATTGACTTCCACGTAGGTAAAAAACAATTAAAACAAATTCTTGAAAAATGTATCAATACTCATGGTGCTACAGGTACAGCTGAGACACTTGATCATATCAAATCTTTAGGTTACAAATACTCTACAAGAGCTGCTATGACAGTATCTATTTCTGATATGACAGTACCAGAGAAGAAGAAAACAATTCTTCATGATGCAGAACAAACAGTTGAAAAGATTACTCGTAACTTCCGTCGTGGTCTTATGACAGAAGAAGAAAGATATAAAGCAGTTATCGAGACATGGAAAGAAGCCGATGATGAAATCACAGAAGCTCTTCTTACAGGTCTTGATAAATACAACAACATTTACATGATGGCTGACTCTGGTGCCCGTGGTTCTGACAAGCAGATCAAACAGCTTGCAGGTATGCGTGGTCTTATGGCTGATACATCAGGTAGAACAATCGAACTTCCTATCAAGTCAAACTTCCGTGAAGGTCTTGACGTACTGGAATACTTCATCTCTGCCCATGGTGCTCGTAAAGGTCTTTCCGATACAGCGTTACGTACAGCCGATTCAGGTTACTTGACTCATCGTCTTGTTGATGTATCTCAAGATTTAATTATCAGAGAGACAGATTGTTGTGAAAGCACTGGTAAAGAAACTCCAGGTATGTGGATCAAAGCATTCACAGATGGAAAAGAAGTTATCGAATCATTAGAAGAACGTATTACAGGAAGATATTCTTGTGAAACAATTTGTGATGATGAAGGTAATGTAATTGTTAAAGCAAATCATATGATTACTCCAAAACGTGCTGCTAGAATCGTTCAGACAAAAGCAATCGTTGAAGCTGGAGATAATGCTAAAGTTAAGATTCGTACAATCCTTACTTGTAAATCAAGAATCGGTATTTGTGCTAAATGTTATGGTGCTAATATGGCTACTGGTGAAGCTGTTCAAGTTGGTGAAGCTGTTGGTATCATCGCAGCTCAATCTATCGGTGAACCAGGTACACAGCTTACAATGCGTACATTCCATACAGGTGGTGTAGCCGGTGATGATATTACACAAGGTCTTCCTCGTGTCGAAGAATTATTTGAAGCTAGAAAACCAAAGGGTCTTGCAATCATTGCAGAATTTGGTGGAACAGTTACTATCAGCGATACTAAGAAGAAACGTGAAGTTATTGTAACAAATAACGAATCAATGGAATCTAAGAACTACTTAATTCCATACGGATCACGTATTAAAGTAATGGATGGTCAAGTAATTGAAGCTGGTGATGAGTTAACAGAAGGTTCTGTAAACCCACATGATATCCTTAAGATCAAGGGTGTTCGTGCAGTTCAAGATTACATGATCCAAGAAGTTCAACGTGTATATCGTCTACAAGGTGTAGAAATCAATGATAAGCATATCGAAGTTATCGTTCGTCAGATGCTTAAGAAGATCCGTGTTGAAAATAACGGTGATTCTACATTCTTACCAGGAACAATGGTTGACTTCCTTGAATTCGAACATGAGAATGAAAGATTAGAAGAAGAAGGTAAAGAACAAGCAGAAGGTAAACAAACTATGCTTGGTATTACAAAAGCAGCATTAGCTACTAACTCCTTCTTATCAGCAGCTTCCTTCCAGGAAACTACTAAGGTTCTTACAGAAGCCGCAATTAAAGGTAAGGTTGATCCATTGATCGGTCTTAAAGAGAACGTTCTTCTTGGTAAGTTAATCCCAGCTGGTACTGGTATGAAGAGATACCGTTCTGTTAAATTAGATACAGATATGGCTGCTGAATTAACAGTATCTGAAGATATGGATTTTCAAGAAGCAATCGATGCACAATTAAGAGATGAATCAGAAGTAGTTGTAGAAGCAGCTTCTCATTCAGATCATACAGACTTAATCTAA
- a CDS encoding translation elongation factor G, with translation MAGREYPLEQTRNIGIMAHIDAGKTTLTERILYYTGVNYKIGDTHEGTATMDWMEQEQERGITITSAATTCHWTPQKENKVIPGAKEHRINIIDTPGHVDFTVEVERSLRVLDGAVGVFCAKGGVEPQSENVWRQADTYNVPRMAFINKMDILGADFYGAVEQIRTRLGKNAIILQLPIGKEDDFQGIIDLFEMQAYIYNDDKGEDITIEAIPEDMKDDAELYHTELVEKVCELDDDLMMQYLDGEEPSIEDMKAALRKATCECTAVPVCCGSAYRNKGVQKLLDAVIEYMPSPIDIPAIEGVDEDGNEVVRHSSDEEPFSALAFKIMADPFVGKLAFFRVYSGKMNSGSYVLNATKDKKERVGRILQMHANKRHELDTVYAGDIAAAVGFKFTTTGDTICDEQHPVILESMEFPEPVIELAIEPKTKAGQGKMGEALAKLAEEDPTFRAHTDQETGQTIIAGMGELHLEIIVDRLLREFKVEANVGAPQVAYKETFTKAVDIDSKYAKQSGGRGQYGHCKVHFEPMDANAEELFKFESTVVGGAIPKEYIPAVGQGIEEAAKAGILGGFPVLGVKATVYDGSYHEVDSSEMAFKIAGSMAFKEAMQKGGATLLEPIMKVEVTMPEEYMGDVIGDVNSRRGRVEGMEDVGGGKMVKGYVPLAEMFGYSTDLRSKTQGRGNYSMFFDHYEPVPKNVAEKVLASRAK, from the coding sequence TTGGCTGGAAGAGAATATCCGTTAGAACAAACCAGAAATATCGGAATCATGGCTCATATCGATGCAGGTAAAACTACATTAACTGAGCGTATCCTTTATTACACTGGTGTAAACTATAAAATCGGTGATACTCATGAAGGTACTGCTACCATGGACTGGATGGAGCAGGAACAAGAAAGAGGTATCACAATCACTTCAGCTGCGACAACTTGTCACTGGACTCCACAAAAGGAAAACAAAGTAATTCCAGGAGCTAAAGAACATCGTATCAATATCATTGATACTCCAGGACACGTTGACTTCACAGTAGAAGTTGAGCGTTCACTTCGTGTACTTGATGGTGCCGTAGGTGTATTCTGTGCAAAGGGTGGTGTTGAACCACAATCAGAAAACGTATGGCGTCAAGCTGATACTTACAACGTACCAAGAATGGCATTCATTAATAAGATGGATATCTTAGGTGCTGATTTCTACGGTGCTGTTGAACAGATCAGAACAAGACTTGGTAAAAACGCAATCATCCTACAATTACCAATCGGTAAAGAAGATGATTTCCAAGGAATTATCGATTTATTTGAAATGCAAGCTTACATCTACAATGATGATAAGGGCGAAGATATTACAATCGAAGCAATTCCTGAAGATATGAAAGATGATGCTGAATTATATCATACAGAATTAGTAGAAAAAGTCTGCGAATTAGATGATGATTTAATGATGCAATATCTTGATGGTGAAGAACCATCAATCGAAGATATGAAAGCTGCATTAAGAAAAGCAACTTGTGAATGTACTGCTGTACCAGTTTGTTGTGGTTCTGCATACAGAAACAAAGGTGTTCAAAAACTTCTTGATGCTGTTATTGAATACATGCCATCTCCAATCGACATCCCTGCAATCGAAGGTGTTGACGAAGACGGTAACGAAGTTGTAAGACATTCTTCTGATGAAGAACCTTTCTCAGCTTTAGCATTCAAGATCATGGCAGATCCATTCGTTGGTAAGCTTGCATTCTTCAGAGTTTACTCTGGTAAGATGAACTCTGGTTCTTATGTATTAAATGCTACTAAGGACAAAAAAGAACGTGTAGGTCGTATCCTTCAGATGCATGCCAATAAGAGACATGAATTAGATACTGTTTACGCTGGTGATATCGCAGCTGCTGTAGGTTTCAAATTTACAACAACTGGTGATACAATCTGTGATGAACAACATCCAGTAATTCTTGAATCCATGGAATTCCCAGAACCAGTTATCGAATTAGCTATTGAGCCTAAGACAAAAGCTGGTCAAGGTAAAATGGGTGAAGCTCTTGCTAAACTTGCTGAAGAAGATCCTACATTCCGTGCTCATACTGATCAAGAAACAGGTCAAACAATCATCGCTGGTATGGGTGAACTTCACCTTGAAATCATCGTAGATCGTTTACTTCGTGAATTTAAAGTAGAAGCTAACGTAGGTGCTCCACAGGTTGCTTACAAAGAAACATTTACTAAGGCTGTTGATATTGATAGCAAATATGCTAAACAGTCTGGTGGTCGTGGTCAATACGGACACTGTAAAGTTCACTTTGAACCTATGGATGCAAATGCTGAAGAATTATTCAAATTTGAATCAACAGTTGTTGGTGGTGCTATTCCTAAAGAATACATCCCTGCAGTTGGTCAAGGTATTGAAGAAGCTGCTAAAGCTGGTATTCTTGGTGGATTCCCTGTACTTGGTGTTAAAGCTACAGTATATGATGGTTCCTACCATGAAGTCGATTCTTCAGAAATGGCCTTCAAGATCGCTGGTTCCATGGCATTCAAAGAAGCAATGCAAAAAGGTGGAGCTACATTACTTGAGCCTATCATGAAAGTTGAAGTAACAATGCCTGAGGAATACATGGGAGACGTTATCGGTGACGTTAACTCTCGTCGTGGTCGTGTTGAAGGTATGGAAGACGTTGGTGGCGGAAAAATGGTTAAAGGTTATGTGCCTCTAGCTGAAATGTTCGGTTACTCTACAGATCTTCGTTCTAAGACTCAAGGACGTGGTAACTACTCTATGTTCTTCGATCATTACGAACCAGTTCCAAAGAATGTTGCTGAAAAAGTACTTGCTAGTAGAGCAAAATAA
- a CDS encoding SSU ribosomal protein S12p, which yields MPTFNQLVRKGRKTVEKKSTSPALQIGFNSLKKRTTDASAPQKRGVCTAVRTATPKKPNSALRKIARVRLSNGIEVTSYIPGEGHNLQEHSVVLIRGGRVKDLPGTRYHIVRGTLDTAGVANRRQARSKYGAKRPKDAK from the coding sequence ATGCCAACTTTTAACCAATTAGTAAGAAAAGGTAGAAAGACAGTAGAGAAGAAATCAACTTCTCCAGCACTTCAAATCGGTTTTAACTCTTTAAAGAAAAGAACTACTGATGCTTCTGCTCCTCAAAAGAGAGGTGTTTGTACTGCAGTTCGTACAGCTACACCTAAAAAACCTAACTCAGCGTTAAGAAAAATCGCCAGAGTTCGTCTTTCAAATGGTATCGAAGTAACTAGTTATATCCCAGGTGAAGGTCACAACTTACAGGAACATAGTGTTGTTCTTATCAGAGGTGGTCGTGTTAAGGATTTACCAGGTACTCGTTATCACATCGTTAGAGGTACACTTGATACTGCAGGTGTTGCTAACAGACGTCAAGCTCGTTCTAAATACGGTGCTAAGAGACCAAAAGACGCAAAATAA
- a CDS encoding SSU ribosomal protein S7p: MPRKGHIQKRDVLADPLYNNKVVTKLVNNIMLDGKKGVAQKIVYGAFERVAEKTGKEALEVFEEAMNNIMPVLEVKARRIGGATYQVPIEVRPDRRQALALRWITLYSRNRGEKTMEERLANEILDAANNTGSSVKKKEDMHKMAEANKAFAHYRW; the protein is encoded by the coding sequence GTGCCACGTAAAGGACATATTCAAAAAAGAGACGTATTAGCAGATCCATTATACAATAACAAAGTTGTTACTAAACTTGTTAACAACATCATGTTAGATGGTAAAAAGGGTGTTGCTCAAAAAATCGTATACGGAGCATTCGAAAGAGTTGCTGAAAAAACTGGTAAAGAAGCTTTAGAAGTATTTGAAGAAGCTATGAACAACATTATGCCAGTTTTAGAAGTAAAAGCTAGACGTATCGGTGGAGCAACTTACCAAGTACCTATCGAGGTTAGACCAGATAGAAGACAAGCATTAGCTCTTCGTTGGATCACATTATATTCTCGTAACAGAGGCGAGAAAACAATGGAAGAAAGATTAGCTAACGAAATCTTAGATGCTGCTAATAACACTGGTTCTTCTGTTAAGAAGAAAGAAGATATGCACAAAATGGCAGAAGCAAACAAAGCATTCGCTCACTACAGATGGTAA
- a CDS encoding translation elongation factor Tu, translating into MAKAKFERTKPHCNIGTIGHVDHGKTTLTAAITKTLNTRLGTGEAIAFENIDKAPEERERGITISTAHVEYESNARHYAHVDCPGHADYVKNMITGAAQMDGAILVVAATDGVMAQTKEHILLSRQVGVPYIVVFMNKCDMVDDEELLELVEMEIRDLLSEYEFPGDDTPVIRGSALKALEDPNSEWGDKILELMEAVDSWIPDPQRATDQPFLMPVEDVFSITGRGTVATGRVERGVLHVSEEIEIVGIQEETRKVVVTGIEMFRKLLDEAQAGDNIGALLRGVQRDEIQRGQVLCKPGSITCHTKFTAQVYVLTKDEGGRHTPFFNNYRPQFYFRTTDVTGVINLPEGTEMCMPGDNVEMTIELIHPIAMEQGLSFAIREGGRTVGSGRVATIIQ; encoded by the coding sequence ATGGCTAAAGCTAAGTTTGAAAGAACTAAACCACATTGTAACATCGGTACTATCGGTCACGTAGATCATGGTAAAACTACTTTAACAGCTGCTATCACTAAAACACTTAACACAAGATTAGGTACTGGTGAAGCTATCGCTTTCGAAAACATCGATAAAGCACCTGAAGAAAGAGAAAGAGGTATCACTATCTCTACTGCTCACGTTGAATATGAATCAAATGCAAGACATTACGCTCACGTAGATTGTCCAGGACATGCCGATTACGTTAAAAACATGATCACTGGTGCTGCTCAGATGGATGGTGCTATCCTTGTAGTAGCTGCTACTGATGGTGTTATGGCTCAAACTAAAGAACACATCTTACTTTCTCGTCAGGTTGGTGTTCCTTACATCGTTGTATTCATGAACAAATGTGATATGGTTGACGATGAAGAATTACTTGAATTAGTAGAAATGGAAATCAGAGATTTATTATCTGAATACGAATTCCCTGGTGATGATACTCCAGTTATCCGTGGTTCAGCTCTTAAAGCTCTTGAAGATCCTAACAGCGAATGGGGAGATAAAATCCTTGAACTTATGGAAGCTGTTGATTCATGGATCCCAGATCCACAACGTGCTACAGATCAACCATTCTTAATGCCAGTAGAAGATGTATTCTCTATCACTGGTCGTGGTACTGTTGCAACAGGCCGTGTTGAACGTGGTGTTCTTCATGTATCTGAAGAAATCGAAATCGTTGGTATCCAAGAAGAAACTCGTAAAGTAGTTGTAACTGGTATCGAAATGTTCCGTAAACTTCTTGATGAAGCTCAAGCTGGTGATAACATCGGTGCTTTACTTCGTGGTGTTCAAAGAGACGAAATCCAAAGAGGTCAAGTTCTTTGTAAACCAGGCAGCATCACTTGCCACACTAAATTCACAGCTCAAGTTTACGTATTAACTAAAGATGAAGGTGGTCGTCATACTCCATTCTTCAACAACTACCGTCCACAGTTCTACTTCAGAACAACTGACGTTACAGGTGTTATCAACTTACCAGAAGGTACAGAAATGTGCATGCCTGGTGATAACGTAGAAATGACTATCGAATTAATTCACCCAATCGCTATGGAACAAGGTTTATCTTTCGCAATCCGTGAAGGTGGCCGTACTGTAGGTTCTGGTAGAGTTGCAACTATTATCCAATAA